AACTCTaagaacagaaaacaaaaaaaaagggcATATTAGAACTCTCGGACAGCCAATGAATATATTTAACGAGAAATGGGAAAACAGGTTGCAAATAATTTTGTTCAAAAATTCGCCGTTGTAGTATAGTGGTTAGTACACTTCGTTGTGGCCGAAGAAACCCAGGCTCGATTCCTGGCAACGGCATACTTTTTTGGCTCCAAAACCAAACATTtattatctatatataaTTTATGTCAAACTGTCTCACTTAGTCTTTGAGATAGTCAGAGTCCGCCTTAGTACTATATCGTACCATCGATGAATGTTTTAATCTCACCGACAGCGGTCGAGTCTCCATGAAAGCTACTGGAGTTGGTAAAGGTGGTGGTCGAGGTACCGTAGTTGAGGCAGGAGAGGCCAACGGAGAATTTTTATAGAGATTACCAGCCAAGAAAGAAGGAGGATGAAACCAATTATATCTCCAGCCTTCCTCTATAACGTTCTCAAAGTATCCGGGACATGGGTTAGCAGCGGGCAGAGGAGGGATGTTGGATTCGCCTTTAACTGATTCTGACATGTCATGACTGGGATGGGATTCTGATTTCACTGCTTTCACATAACAATACAGGAGAGCAATAATTGCAAAGGAGAGCCATATTGCAATCAGAGATATAGACACATACAGCTCAACCATCAAGCTTTTCGTATATGTGCCAATCAAGGCATTGACAACTGTATCAATAGACTGAGAAACGTCCGATATGCCGCTATCGAGAAAAACAACATGATCTATAGGAAATAAAGAAGATCCTTGAATTCGAGTCAATGTTTGATTGCCTACTATCGTGTTATTTGTAGGTCCTAATACCAAAGACGGACTTATTCTAGGAAGTGTCACATGTGCCTCATTATGAACCCAGGTTAGCCCTTCAATTGCTTCGCTTATCTTACCACCTATGACACATTGAACGACACTAGATACAGCATCGTAAAGTGGTGTGCCCTGAAATGTCTCATTGAGTGCTGTGTTCATGGACTTCTGAAACTGTGTCAACGTATTATTTATCGAAGTAGTCCCCGTATCAACCCACCCAAATAAATTGCTATTAATGCTAGCTTCGGTATCGTTTATAGCATTATTTGTCGAGTTTACCCAAGAAGTGAGCTGCTGATTTATGGCATGAGCAAAATTTGATTCTATATTCGATACTTGTGAACCCAATTTCGGAAGCTCTCTCTTTATGATTGCCAGAAGGGAAAATTGCAGGATAACAACCAAAATACCAAGTAACCCAATAACGAGACAGTTGAACATGGGATGGTAAGTGACATAGTCTATCAACCACCTCGACATAGCCTTGTTATTATCAGATTCAACGACTCTGGCGACCATATCTTGAAGACGTACAGTCCAACGATTCATCGCCATGTTTATAATGATCAAATTTGCTTGTTTTGTAGAAGTTTTAATTCTATCACTCTTGAGATCAGCGCAAGTATTTAACCATCTCAGTTTACTGTATTCTTGGTACGCAACTGGAACGCAAATCAGCACGACCATGACAGCCATAGTGATAAGAAATGCCTTCAACAGTACATCAATATCATGTGAAATTTCATTAAACAAGGTATTGATTTGCTGAGGTGTACAATATATACTGCTATTCTGAGGAGAAGCAGTGAATGGGGCAGGCCTGAAATTGATCGACTCTCTAATTGTATCGTTCAGCTGATTATAAAGTAATGTGAATGGTTCTTTTATTTCGTTTTCAACGGCTGTTTTCACCGTGTCATAGCTAGGAAGATTATCCTTCAGATCATTTAGCTTCAAGTTTATTGACGTGGGGATTTGCAAATTCTTTAAAGAATTTATGCTCAAATTCACTTTGCTTATACCGTCACTATCGCCTGAGAAGAAGCTCTCCATGTCAGACACAAAAGCAGCCACATCGTTCAGAGCACTAGAAATATCGTCCAAACCAGTCTCCAAGTCTGCAGTAACAGACTGGAGCTCATTGTTGGTAAAGCTGATAATTGACTCTGTAGCATTGGCTACATTGGTAATGGTTCCATCAATCAGACTGACTGCCAAACATGCGTAAGTACCGACCCACATGTCTAATGAAAAAATCACCAAATTTTGAACCCCTATAATTAGTAAACGTAGAGTTGCAAGTAGACCAGCTACACTCTCGTCAATTCCCATTGAAATCAGCGAATTCGCTGTGTTGGTCAAAGTTTGAGGCAGGTTCATTGCAGACGTCATAGCACTCTGTGCAGAGCTGCAAGACATGAGGGCTAACTGCTGGACAGTTGACATTGAATATCGCAGAGAATTTCTAAATAAAAGAAGCTTCAcaatcaaaatcatcattatAATCGACCATTTGTTTATCAAAACTTGCGAAAGTCGTGCTTTTAAACCAATAAATGGAAGCGGATACTGATGGCTAATCGACGCAAGAGATGCGATGAACGAGAATCCCGCTCTGATTCTCGGGTGTACTGACTCAGGTTTAAAAAGATTGCGTGCAAAATCCATCCTTTGTAAATGACAATTGTCGTAGAGAAAAATTCAAGTGTCAAGTATTTACTCAGTTTTGTGGTGAAGGTCGCTCATGAGGCCCAACATGAAACATGCATACCCCCTGAGATCAGATGAGTGCATGCATCATGCAAGTATTGACGCTCGTCCCTGCATTATCGTAACACATTTTTATAGACAGTGAAATTCATTTTCAGCAAAATTTTGTCTTGGCAGTCAAGCACAGCCCAACTAGTGCTTCATTGTTTCAGAAAGCATCTGCCAGGTCGATACTTCAAAGCACGCTCTGAAATCGACCCCAAACAGttttgaggcatcttttACCAATTATGGTGTTGAAATCTAATTTAGCTATATACAACAAATTAGGCAGACTCGATGGTCTGCTTCTCCCCCTCCTCTACTTCAGTGTGGTCATGATGCTCTTGTGCTTTCCACATATTATAATACAAAGAGTTGGGATTTTGTAAGAGATCCTGGTGTTTGCCCTCTTCAGCCACAGTACCATTGCGAAGGACAATGATCTTATCAGTATCAGCTACAGTCTTCAATCTATGAGCAATAAATACTGATGTAGCCCTCAGCTCTTTAAGATTATAATTGATATTCTGTAATAGAGCCTTTTCAGTCTCAGTATCCAGTGCAGAGGTCGCTTCATCAAAGAATATTATTGGTGATTTCTTTAAAAGCACTCGTGAAATTGCCAGCCTTTGCttctcaccaccagaaatcATAAGACCACGCTCACCAACCTGAGTCTCATAACCATCAGGAAGCTGGCTTATTAATTTTCCTAACTCTGCTCTTTCGGCCACTTCTTCTACCTCCTCGTTTGTGGCACTGAGTCTTCCATAGTGAATGTTATTTCGAATAGTATCGTTAAATAAAGGGGTGTCTTGAGGGACTACTGCAATAGATTGCCTAATAGATTCCAAAGTCATGTTTCTGATATCTTGTCCATCCACTAAAATACGGCCTTCTTGAACATCGTAAAATCTGAAAAGCAGTCTGAGAATAGTCGACTTACCAGATCCACTGGATCCAACAAGTGCTACTCTCTGGCCGCTAGGAATGACAAATGTGGcattcttcaaaatagGTCTATCAGCGTGGTAGCCAAAAGTCACGTTCTCGAACCTGATCTCACCTCCCTTGTATTGGTAGGGTCGGGCATCTGCTGGCTCCTTTATAGTGACATTGACATCCTGAAGCTTAAACAGAGCTTCCATATCCCAAAGCGATTGTTTTAAATCTCTGTAAACAGAACCTAAGAAGTTCAAGGGTACTGAAAGCTGGAACACTAACTGGTTCACAAGAACTAAGTCACCAACACTAAGACTTCCATCAGCCACTCCCGAACATGCCATGTACATAATAGCAGTCAATGCAGAGGAAAAGATGAAATTCTGACCCGAATTCAAATATGCCAGAGATGTGGCGATTTTAATTGACGACTTTTCATAATCTTTCAAAGCAACGTCATATTTGGCGACTTGAAATTTCTCGTTATTGAAATACTTGACTGATTCGTAGTTGATCAAACTGTCAAGAGCAACATTTGCTGCCACGTTATCGGCACGATTGGCATCTCGTCGAAACTGGGATCGCCATGAAGTCGTCTTGATTGTAAATATGGAATATGCTGCCATGGTTCCTACAGCCATGGCTGCAAATTGGAATCCATAATTCCAGGTAAGTATACCACTCACAATACTGATTTCAAGAGTAAGAGGAATAATGTGGAAAACCATTGAAGTAAGGACATAACTGATACCTTTAGTACCTCTTTCAATGGCTCTAGTCATGGCACCTGTCTGTCTCGAAAGATGGAACCCGAGATCCAATTTCAGTAAATGTTCAAAAGTGTTTGTTGCAACCTGGCGAATAGCCTTTTGAGCAACTGTAGCAAAAATGGCGTTTCGAAGCTCACCAAAAAGAACGGATCCAAATCTAGCAAGACCATATCCCAAAACCATTGCACCAACTACTGTCGATACCTCACCCACCTGAGTGGTCCAGTCGACATTCATGTTATCAATGATATCTTTAAAAAAGAATGGCACCTGAACATTGAGTACTTTCGAACCCACCAGTAAAGAAAGGGCAATAACCACTCTCACCTTGGCAGACAAATTGTCCTTCGGCCATAGATACTTGAAAAGTTGCCGCAGAATTGTATTGTGAAACTTTTTCTCCTCCGGCTCCTGTTGTTCTGAAAGATACGAGCTCGTAGTACTactttttgaacttttaTTCCCTTCAGACGGAGtagtcgtcgtcgtcgttttTGTATCCGTAGAAGCTAGCTTCTGAGCATTGTCGGATTCAGTCTTAGCCACACTTTCACTTGCGGTCTTAGAAGCACTATTGTTACCAGCCAATACAGCAGAAACCGTATGGAACCCAGCACTCCCTGTTGCCGAATTCAACCCATGACTTCCATGCAGAAAAGCTCCCGGAAGTATAAATCGCAGTTTAGGACCGCTGCCACCTGGTATCCTCGAAGAGGCACGAGCAGCTGCCGTTCCCAGGTGCCTGCTTAGACCTATTGATCCCCGACCTGCTATCAGGACATTCCGTCCCAAAACGCATCCAGAAGACAGCATGGCTCTATAAAACCCAGAATTctcaaaaagaacagaGATCCCAGGTCTGTTTATTCGGCTTTGCCGGCAATATGGATTGGTCAGACAAAAGCCGAATATCGcacatatatattttcaataCGACACTGCACGTGACCACAAACCTGCAAAACTCCGCCGGCCGGAATTGACtatctcaggggtaacggattctgcctccggtggctggggctctgccccagaccccgttgctcttgcttcgcaagagatGGCGGAAACTGTCGGGATATCCAGTGTTTCAAGTTCCCACAGAGTTTGAAGCGAAATTTCAGGTGAAGAGAGGGGATGATAGTAACATTTTAGGCTGGAGAAACGCAGCTTACACGAAGctagaataaataaagagCCTGTTGAGGCTTTAAGAAGTGTAACTAAACATTCGAGAATGTCTAGTTTGATCCAGTGACTCTAACCGGGGTCATAATAGGTGAAGTGGTATTAGCAGCTTTAGGGTTCGTGACATAGGCAACTCGGCGTTTTGGCACCGATTCCATCCCAGTGCTACCACCCAGAACTTTACTAGAAACATTCTCTATTGCTTTAATGTGTGAAGATGAAAGTCGATCTGGTTTGTTAGTATAATACCGGGTCGATTTGGAGGGTCGGAGTGTCTTTCATATCAATACTTACTATTATCGGTCTCAGTCAGTAAGAAAATTCTGTTCTCAATGAGCTCTACTTGACCCCCATATTCGCTCTCTGAATGATTGGTAATGGCCAAGGGCTGAGAAGGACTGGCTTCAATGAGTTCACGCTTGTTGGCGGCTATTATAGGGTTGAATACTCGGCCTCCGCTTTTCAGATTCTTAGGAATGGCTGTAGGACCCGTGGTTCTGGTTTTATGGCCCAAGCCCCACTCAGTGATCATGCTTAAGAATGCAGTGGCTAGAACTACCTCACGGTCTATCTTAGACTCGTCAATGAGTAGTTCATAGTCGAAACGGAATTGACGCATCAATCTGGCCCTGGCAACCCGTTCACGGACCTCCTCggaaccaccaccattgtTAACTACTCTCTCCAAGAATCTGGTCATTCTTGACCATTCATAAGGAGCTCCATCCTGGAGATAGAAGtgtctgcttctgccaCTGATGCCATTCTGAGCAATCATTTCACGATGTTGGATATCAGGCTTGTGGTGGAAATCTACTGACCTATCCATGAATCCAGGGTGCAGTGTTGCGATCTCCTTTCTACTCGGGAATTCATAAATACTCCAATTAGGGATAAATCTCGACTTGCGTTCAATAGTGTATACCTTGTTTCCATTCCCATCAAAGACGTTCACAGCACGTTGGCGGTCTCTTCGATCGCGACGAACATACAACGCTGTTGCCTTTGAGTGGTCGAGAGGGATATGGTGAGCAGCGAATGCATTCTTGGCTTGAATAACAACCCGAGTGCCCACATGAGCAGCAACAAGCGAAGCCACTGTAAACAAGTGGCCCGCAAGAGTGATAATTGTAGCTTCCATTTCCAACTGAAATTATTgatcaacaacaagaaaGCGAGAGATACCCACAAACGATTTGTTATGAAATGGTGACACAACTGCTGTAGCAAAACACGAgttttttcagttgaagacAACCTGACCGATGTTACAACTAACGAACTACGACAAGAACCCCGAAATCCAATCAAGACGTAAACATACGGCGTTATCACGGATCATCGCTGCTCCTCAGGGGTAACATGCAGGGTCCGATCAGCACCGAATCCTAACCCGCAGGGGTAGgtcgctgcctccggcggctggggctctgccccagaccccgtggctcctctcactgcgctcgagtcgttccgcCGACGGTccccagcaatctcctgcgaagcaggagcaaccagggtctggggcggagccccagccgccggaggcagcgccccTCCAGAGATTAAGTTATACAAACATTTATTCATATAATGCaaaacaataaatagaaaagaaaaagtaaatGCAATAAAATCGAAAAAGAACCTCGATCTAGTACTCCATATCGAGCTCTTGTTGACGTCGTTTGAGAATCTCCTGGATTTCCCGCTCATACTCGCCGCTCGTCTTGCGGCCGAATTTAACCATTTTCTTGAGTTTCTGTCTGGTTCCAGATCTTGGCAATGGTCGTGATACGTCTTCATCGGAGTAGT
This is a stretch of genomic DNA from Sugiyamaella lignohabitans strain CBS 10342 chromosome C, complete sequence. It encodes these proteins:
- the PRM1 gene encoding pheromone-regulated protein PRM1, whose amino-acid sequence is MSTVQQLALMSCSSAQSAMTSAMNLPQTLTNTANSLISMGIDESVAGLLATLRLLIIGVQNLVIFSLDMWVGTYACLAVSLIDGTITNVANATESIISFTNNELQSVTADLETGLDDISSALNDVAAFVSDMESFFSGDSDGISKVNLSINSLKNLQIPTSINLKLNDLKDNLPSYDTVKTAVENEIKEPFTLLYNQLNDTIRESINFRPAPFTASPQNSSIYCTPQQINTLFNEISHDIDVLLKAFLITMAVMVVLICVPVAYQEYSKLRWLNTCADLKSDRIKTSTKQANLIIINMAMNRWTVRLQDMVARVVESDNNKAMSRWLIDYVTYHPMFNCLVIGLLGILVVILQFSLLAIIKRELPKLGSQVSNIESNFAHAINQQLTSWVNSTNNAINDTEASINSNLFGWVDTGTTSINNTLTQFQKSMNTALNETFQGTPLYDAVSSVVQCVIGGKISEAIEGLTWVHNEAHVTLPRISPSLVLGPTNNTIVGNQTLTRIQGSSLFPIDHVVFLDSGISDVSQSIDTVVNALIGTYTKSLMVELYVSISLIAIWLSFAIIALLYCYVKAVKSESHPSHDMSESVKGESNIPPLPAANPCPGYFENVIEEGWRYNWFHPPSFLAGNLYKNSPLASPASTTVPRPPPLPTPVAFMETRPLSVRLKHSSMVRYSTKADSDYLKD
- the ATM1 gene encoding ATP-binding cassette Fe/S cluster precursor transporter ATM1 (Mitochondrial inner membrane ATP-binding cassette (ABC) transporter; exports mitochondrially synthesized precursors of iron-sulfur (Fe/S) clusters to the cytosol; GO_component: GO:0016021 - integral component of membrane [Evidence IBA,IEA,IEA]; GO_component: GO:0016021 - integral component of membrane [Evidence ISM] [PMID 12192589]; GO_component: GO:0016020 - membrane [Evidence IEA]; GO_component: GO:0005743 - mitochondrial inner membrane [Evidence IEA,IEA]; GO_component: GO:0005743 - mitochondrial inner membrane [Evidence IDA] [PMID 7828591]; GO_component: GO:0005739 - mitochondrion [Evidence IEA]; GO_component: GO:0005739 - mitochondrion [Evidence IDA] [PMID 16823961]; GO_function: GO:0005524 - ATP binding [Evidence IEA,IEA]; GO_function: GO:0016887 - ATPase activity [Evidence IEA]; GO_function: GO:0016887 - ATPase activity [Evidence IDA] [PMID 16754360]; GO_function: GO:0042626 - ATPase activity, coupled to transmembrane movement of substances [Evidence IEA]; GO_function: GO:0042626 - ATPase activity, coupled to transmembrane movement of substances [Evidence IMP,ISS] [PMID 7828591]; GO_function: GO:0017111 - nucleoside-triphosphatase activity [Evidence IEA]; GO_function: GO:0000166 - nucleotide binding [Evidence IEA,IEA]; GO_process: GO:0006200 - ATP catabolic process [Evidence IEA]; GO_process: GO:0006879 - cellular iron ion homeostasis [Evidence IMP] [PMID 9428742]; GO_process: GO:0006811 - ion transport [Evidence IEA]; GO_process: GO:0055072 - iron ion homeostasis [Evidence IEA]; GO_process: GO:0008152 - metabolic process [Evidence IEA]; GO_process: GO:0055085 - transmembrane transport [Evidence IBA,IEA]; GO_process: GO:0006810 - transport [Evidence IEA,IEA]), translated to MLSSGCVLGRNVLIAGRGSIGLSRHLGTAAARASSRIPGGSGPKLRFILPGAFLHGSHGLNSATGSAGFHTVSAVLAGNNSASKTASESVAKTESDNAQKLASTDTKTTTTTTPSEGNKSSKSSTTSSYLSEQQEPEEKKFHNTILRQLFKYLWPKDNLSAKVRVVIALSLLVGSKVLNVQVPFFFKDIIDNMNVDWTTQVGEVSTVVGAMVLGYGLARFGSVLFGELRNAIFATVAQKAIRQVATNTFEHLLKLDLGFHLSRQTGAMTRAIERGTKGISYVLTSMVFHIIPLTLEISIVSGILTWNYGFQFAAMAVGTMAAYSIFTIKTTSWRSQFRRDANRADNVAANVALDSLINYESVKYFNNEKFQVAKYDVALKDYEKSSIKIATSLAYLNSGQNFIFSSALTAIMYMACSGVADGSLSVGDLVLVNQLVFQLSVPLNFLGSVYRDLKQSLWDMEALFKLQDVNVTIKEPADARPYQYKGGEIRFENVTFGYHADRPILKNATFVIPSGQRVALVGSSGSGKSTILRLLFRFYDVQEGRILVDGQDIRNMTLESIRQSIAVVPQDTPLFNDTIRNNIHYGRLSATNEEVEEVAERAELGKLISQLPDGYETQVGERGLMISGGEKQRLAISRVLLKKSPIIFFDEATSALDTETEKALLQNINYNLKELRATSVFIAHRLKTVADTDKIIVLRNGTVAEEGKHQDLLQNPNSLYYNMWKAQEHHDHTEVEEGEKQTIESA